The genomic region CCATTTCAGCCACAGCCCGTAAATCACAAAGGGCAGGATCAGAGGAAGACCGATCTGGATGATTTGTCGCAACATAAAGCTCTGTCCTAATATTCGGATTAACGGTTAAGCGATGGCGCATTGGCCCGGATGACTTCAGAGAAGTTGACCAGCATCCCAGCGGTCGCGCCCCAAATGTAATATTCGCGATACGGAATCGCAAAATACCGCCTGCGGGTGCCCTCGAACGTTACGGTTTGCAGTTTCTGATTTCGTGGATCAAGAATGAAACTGAGCGGCACTTCAAACACTTCGGCCACTTCGTGGTCATCGGGCTTAAGATCAAATGGCGGTGTAATCAGACCGACAACCGGGGTCACCTGATAGCCGGTCACGGTGTAATAATCATCAATCCGACCCACCAGATCGATGTGACGGCGGGCAAGACCAAT from Thalassospira indica harbors:
- a CDS encoding CoA pyrophosphatase, which codes for MTPDDIVAALRAPAGDVLQRRGDHAVDFPGSKSRARAFADGELISRPAAVLVPLVKRDAGLHVILTRRTDHLSDHAGQISFPGGRQEEFDATLEETALRETEEEIGLARRHIDLVGRIDDYYTVTGYQVTPVVGLITPPFDLKPDDHEVAEVFEVPLSFILDPRNQKLQTVTFEGTRRRYFAIPYREYYIWGATAGMLVNFSEVIRANAPSLNR